The Leptolyngbya subtilissima AS-A7 genome includes a region encoding these proteins:
- a CDS encoding cellulose biosynthesis cyclic di-GMP-binding regulatory protein BcsB, translating to MPFLPSLRILSPLARRRLALYLTTLLLITGQPLLAQETAPTAETPALAEIALPTSLPAAPVIAPAKPGQYVLEFNRSPVVGNRLRFNGIYDEQRLHFTRPRNWQAESIKVLLRYRHSAALYATRSNLTVLINGTSIGSLPLNQPMSKIGDAVMEVPADLLQDDNELILAALQNNSPTCTQDPFDPSLWTEVLPDSKLVFNYAPQAVTPDFSQFPYPLFDTLSLQTNQIAYLQPTATNSSWLTATARLQTYLGRTAHYRPLDTRLVKNLKDLAAEERLVVLGTPAQQPSLADLTLPFALKNGKFVDNAGKPLPDESGLLMWSTAANNFSPVLVITGNGEAGVAKAVQYLVQPQNQQIATGHGVVVNQAGDVPTPPDRRWPGYLPEENDFLLTDLTSPTRQPLDEMTVRGSHAPAMEIGFKALPDDRLLRGSKMRLSYSYGPQINPLTSMVDVELDGVSITGERLTEVKGANRRTLEVDLPGDRITPTSKLQVNFRLDPRERRSCSRVTDQQLWGTIHSDTSFSLKRSAITSLPDLDLFKTGYPFTAPQDLSTTAIVLPDAPNNNDVTVLLELAERLGRLSQADSVQLAVYRQADLPEEARNDRHLVAIGAQPRFPLPELLTEEGFALRGSGTRQWGDTQVQPLPDGEGLMKSVISPWNPQRVVLALSGRDDTGLAQVADLLRHDPLFYQIEGDTALVSAQVPDPDPYVSADYRLATLRQSPQVQLATTTPYPWLWQVTRHNWMFIVPATVALSLLLYGAVQAAMRRSGE from the coding sequence ATGCCCTTCCTTCCCTCTCTCCGCATCCTCTCCCCTTTGGCCCGCCGCCGCCTAGCCCTCTACCTCACTACCCTGCTGCTAATCACTGGGCAACCACTGCTGGCCCAGGAGACTGCTCCCACCGCAGAGACTCCCGCCCTAGCCGAAATCGCCCTACCAACCAGCTTGCCTGCGGCCCCGGTAATTGCCCCCGCTAAACCTGGCCAGTACGTGTTGGAATTTAACCGCAGCCCGGTGGTGGGCAACCGCCTCCGCTTTAACGGCATTTACGACGAGCAGCGACTGCACTTCACCCGCCCCCGCAACTGGCAGGCCGAGTCGATCAAGGTGCTGCTGCGCTACCGCCATTCTGCCGCCCTCTATGCCACTCGCTCTAACCTGACGGTGCTGATCAACGGCACCAGCATTGGCAGCCTGCCCCTCAACCAGCCCATGAGCAAAATTGGCGATGCGGTGATGGAAGTACCCGCCGACCTGCTGCAAGACGACAACGAGCTAATTCTCGCCGCCCTACAAAACAACTCCCCTACCTGCACCCAAGACCCCTTCGATCCCTCGCTGTGGACTGAGGTGCTGCCCGACTCCAAACTGGTGTTTAACTATGCGCCCCAGGCGGTGACGCCAGACTTTAGCCAGTTCCCTTACCCGCTGTTTGACACGCTGAGCCTGCAAACCAACCAAATCGCCTACCTGCAACCGACCGCTACCAACAGCTCCTGGCTGACGGCCACAGCGCGACTGCAAACCTACCTCGGCCGCACCGCCCACTATCGCCCCCTCGACACCCGCCTGGTCAAGAACCTGAAGGATTTAGCCGCCGAAGAACGGCTTGTGGTTTTGGGAACTCCAGCCCAGCAGCCCAGCTTGGCCGATTTAACCCTGCCCTTTGCCCTCAAAAACGGCAAATTTGTCGATAACGCAGGCAAGCCCTTACCCGACGAATCTGGCCTGCTGATGTGGTCGACAGCAGCGAACAATTTTTCTCCGGTGCTGGTGATTACCGGCAACGGCGAGGCAGGTGTGGCCAAGGCGGTGCAATATCTGGTGCAGCCCCAAAATCAGCAGATTGCTACCGGCCATGGGGTCGTAGTTAACCAGGCTGGGGATGTGCCCACTCCCCCCGATCGCCGGTGGCCCGGCTACCTGCCCGAAGAGAATGACTTTTTGCTGACGGATTTGACCTCCCCCACCCGTCAGCCCTTGGACGAGATGACCGTGCGCGGCTCCCATGCCCCAGCGATGGAAATCGGCTTTAAGGCGCTGCCCGACGATCGCCTGCTGCGAGGCAGCAAAATGCGCCTCTCCTACAGCTATGGCCCCCAGATCAACCCCCTCACTTCGATGGTGGATGTGGAACTAGACGGGGTGTCAATTACTGGAGAACGGCTGACAGAGGTAAAAGGCGCTAACCGTCGCACGCTAGAGGTGGATCTGCCGGGCGATCGCATCACCCCTACCTCCAAGCTCCAGGTCAACTTTCGCTTAGATCCTCGTGAGCGGCGATCGTGCAGCCGAGTCACCGACCAGCAGCTCTGGGGCACCATTCACAGCGATACCAGCTTTAGCCTCAAGCGCAGCGCCATCACCAGCCTGCCCGATCTAGATCTATTCAAAACTGGCTACCCCTTCACCGCCCCGCAAGATCTTTCCACCACGGCGATCGTCCTGCCCGACGCTCCCAACAATAACGATGTCACCGTGCTACTAGAGCTAGCCGAGCGCCTAGGTCGCCTTAGCCAGGCCGACTCGGTGCAGCTCGCCGTCTATCGCCAGGCCGACCTGCCCGAAGAGGCGCGCAACGACCGGCATCTGGTGGCGATCGGTGCCCAACCCCGCTTTCCCCTGCCCGAACTGCTAACCGAGGAAGGCTTTGCCCTGCGCGGCAGCGGTACCCGCCAGTGGGGCGACACCCAGGTACAACCCCTTCCCGACGGCGAAGGGCTAATGAAATCCGTCATTTCACCCTGGAATCCCCAGCGGGTGGTGCTAGCCCTCAGCGGCCGCGACGATACCGGCCTGGCCCAGGTGGCCGATCTGCTGCGCCACGACCCCCTCTTCTACCAAATTGAGGGCGACACCGCGCTGGTCAGCGCCCAAGTGCCCGACCCCGACCCTTACGTCAGCGCCGACTACCGCCTGGCTACCCTGCGCCAGTCGCCCCAGGTGCAACTCGCCACCACCACCCCCTACCCCTGGCTATGGCAAGTCACCCGCCACAACTGGATGTTCATCGTACCTGCCACCGTGGCCCTGTCGCTGCTGCTCTACGGGGCAGTGCAAGCGGCCATGCGGCGGAGTGGGGAGTGA
- a CDS encoding glycosyl hydrolase family 8, protein MMRLFNLRRTQTRMLLTILPLALVLIAAAPSCTIQTAACACLNTGEVALNLPVPSPQNDLLIESWQAYRSRFIQDDGRVIDREDSDRTVSEGQAYAMLRAVTINDPVTFDRTYTWAKSNLARLDEAGEPTDLLWAWKWGQRPDSSWGTLDANFATDADIDAATALILAARRWSCPQYLDDARALLTDIWEHGTVELPDGTRQLIPGPADAFSLEPDQVILNPSYFAPASFRLFAEVDRDHDWASLIDSGYTMLDDLSEFSATGLPPDWIAYNPTSGTYRQLPLDYPLQSRYSFDAFRVWWRIAQDAAWFNEPRAQAYLEARTPELIRRWQQNGRLPARLTLDGSAETSYESTAHYALVYLALTRVDPAIAAEILSQKLQPTYKDGFWDSDTAYYTQNLAWFGLLPLEISPDRLKTTGGTCSP, encoded by the coding sequence ATGATGCGACTTTTTAACCTGCGGCGTACGCAAACCCGTATGCTGCTGACGATCCTGCCCCTGGCTCTGGTGCTAATAGCCGCCGCGCCCAGCTGCACCATTCAAACCGCCGCCTGCGCTTGCCTCAACACTGGGGAAGTAGCCCTAAATCTGCCCGTCCCCAGCCCCCAAAACGACCTGCTGATTGAAAGCTGGCAAGCCTACCGCAGCCGGTTTATTCAGGACGATGGCCGTGTCATTGACCGGGAAGACAGCGATCGCACCGTTTCAGAAGGCCAAGCCTACGCCATGCTGCGGGCCGTTACCATCAACGACCCTGTCACGTTCGATCGCACCTACACCTGGGCCAAAAGCAACCTCGCTCGCCTGGATGAAGCGGGCGAGCCAACCGACTTGCTCTGGGCCTGGAAATGGGGCCAGCGCCCAGACAGCTCCTGGGGCACATTGGATGCCAACTTTGCCACCGACGCCGACATCGACGCCGCCACAGCGCTGATCTTAGCCGCTCGCCGCTGGTCGTGCCCCCAATACCTTGACGACGCCCGCGCCTTGCTAACTGACATCTGGGAGCACGGCACGGTGGAGCTACCTGACGGCACCCGCCAACTCATTCCCGGCCCTGCTGACGCTTTTAGCCTGGAGCCCGACCAGGTCATTCTCAACCCGTCGTATTTTGCCCCCGCCAGCTTTCGTCTGTTTGCTGAAGTCGATCGCGATCACGACTGGGCCAGCCTAATCGACAGCGGCTACACCATGCTCGATGACCTGTCGGAGTTTTCTGCCACTGGCCTGCCCCCCGACTGGATCGCCTACAACCCAACCAGCGGCACCTACCGCCAGCTACCCCTCGACTACCCGCTGCAAAGCCGCTACAGCTTCGATGCATTCCGGGTTTGGTGGCGCATTGCTCAAGATGCCGCCTGGTTTAACGAACCCCGCGCCCAGGCCTACCTAGAGGCCCGTACTCCCGAACTGATTCGCCGTTGGCAGCAAAATGGCCGCCTGCCCGCCCGCCTCACCCTCGATGGCAGTGCTGAAACCAGCTACGAATCGACCGCCCACTATGCCCTGGTTTACCTAGCCCTGACCCGGGTAGACCCCGCGATCGCCGCCGAAATTCTGAGTCAAAAGCTGCAGCCAACTTACAAAGACGGCTTTTGGGATAGCGATACCGCCTACTACACCCAAAACCTCGCCTGGTTTGGCCTGCTGCCCTTGGAAATTTCTCCCGATCGCCTCAAAACCACTGGCGGCACCTGCAGTCCCTAA
- a CDS encoding tetratricopeptide repeat protein encodes MKIIPYEQLDNAKTSPFPHGGLKENPLPRETGGIPRGRFLAQNSLLIGALVLGLEIVVSPAALAQRSPQVNEGYTLLDRGWVNDAIAAFQTALRQQPNSAEARLGLAIAYQRAGRDAEAWAAHQAVLQVSPDNSTALESLGKLGGYRPEWQIGGINALTRLLAQDPGNLEALSQRALLYGYQGRFSESLADYDLLLDRKPSPQTLLGAAQIHAFSGDYSGALALFERYRQIGALPVEALTAYALTLQETGNAAGAIALLEPELRNSDRTDNLSLGIRTGLANAYDASGQTAKALELLNPMVGKADARLALARAYSAIGRRQLDPTLFEQSTVLYQQALDATVAPSYGLRVEVADVLSEWPDTEPLALAMFEQLAVENPDTASLMVKARLLAYSLGNESAAAVAEQILPLLSPMPSSAPEQRAITTALVRLDNPDPALLPVYEVVATAVDAPLLTYRIAQTYLGQGNLQAARDALTTYSATNAGQGDWGTELLVADLERQLGDLEASARRYEAVIAAQPNSQTTADALRGLAFVRTLQGQPEAALPVYLEAIAANPTNPNYPLGYALLAYRTGQITSTVAAETLDSWLASQNLNNPPPELFELAGALPADRSRADLYQTLLTQQPDDLWLRWRTIELLAQTNPTQAQVELDSLIAANSGDLTVYFFQGELAQSQGNLPLAATAYQQVLEREPENLGALAALAGVQFQQGNLPTARALYNRVLELDPDYWEARYAIAELNIADDQNLAALEQLRQLPPDAAPINLEQRTQDVEFDLLRRRGFQPSWERY; translated from the coding sequence ATGAAAATCATCCCCTATGAGCAACTGGACAACGCCAAAACTTCCCCCTTTCCCCATGGGGGCTTAAAGGAGAATCCCCTACCTAGAGAAACTGGGGGGATCCCTAGAGGACGTTTCCTAGCGCAAAATTCTCTACTAATAGGAGCCCTCGTCCTTGGTCTAGAGATTGTCGTCAGCCCCGCTGCCCTAGCCCAGCGATCGCCTCAGGTGAACGAAGGCTACACTCTGCTCGATCGCGGCTGGGTGAATGATGCGATCGCCGCCTTTCAAACGGCCCTACGCCAGCAGCCAAACTCTGCAGAGGCACGGCTGGGGCTGGCGATCGCCTATCAGCGAGCAGGCCGTGATGCCGAGGCTTGGGCCGCCCATCAGGCGGTGCTGCAAGTCAGTCCTGACAATTCCACAGCCCTAGAATCGCTAGGCAAGCTGGGCGGCTATCGACCCGAGTGGCAAATTGGGGGAATTAATGCCCTAACCAGACTACTAGCTCAGGATCCTGGCAATCTTGAGGCTCTCAGTCAGCGAGCGTTACTCTACGGCTACCAGGGGCGCTTTTCGGAATCTCTAGCCGATTATGATCTGCTTCTGGACCGAAAGCCATCTCCCCAAACACTGTTGGGGGCAGCGCAGATCCACGCTTTTAGCGGCGACTATAGCGGTGCTTTGGCACTTTTCGAACGCTACCGACAAATAGGGGCATTGCCCGTAGAGGCGTTGACGGCCTACGCGCTGACCCTGCAAGAGACGGGCAACGCGGCGGGGGCGATCGCCCTGCTCGAACCTGAACTCAGGAATTCTGACCGCACCGACAACCTTTCCCTCGGCATTCGCACAGGTTTGGCCAACGCCTACGATGCCAGCGGCCAGACCGCCAAGGCGCTGGAGCTGTTGAACCCTATGGTGGGCAAGGCCGACGCTCGCCTGGCACTGGCGCGCGCCTACAGTGCGATCGGTCGCCGCCAGCTCGACCCTACCCTGTTTGAACAATCCACCGTGCTGTACCAGCAGGCGTTGGATGCGACTGTAGCTCCTAGCTATGGTCTGCGGGTTGAGGTGGCCGATGTGCTGAGCGAATGGCCCGACACCGAGCCCCTAGCCCTGGCCATGTTTGAGCAACTGGCTGTGGAAAACCCTGACACCGCCAGCCTGATGGTAAAAGCGCGCCTGCTGGCCTACAGCCTGGGGAACGAAAGTGCCGCCGCTGTAGCCGAGCAAATTTTGCCGCTGCTCTCTCCCATGCCCAGCTCAGCGCCGGAGCAACGAGCCATCACCACCGCCCTGGTGCGTTTGGATAACCCTGACCCGGCCCTGCTGCCTGTTTACGAAGTCGTAGCAACAGCAGTGGATGCGCCGCTGCTAACCTATCGCATCGCCCAGACTTACCTGGGTCAGGGCAACTTGCAAGCCGCCCGCGATGCCCTCACCACCTACAGCGCCACCAATGCAGGGCAGGGCGACTGGGGTACAGAACTGCTGGTCGCCGACCTAGAGCGGCAGCTAGGCGATCTGGAGGCTAGCGCCCGTCGCTATGAGGCTGTAATTGCTGCTCAACCCAACTCGCAGACCACCGCCGATGCTCTGAGGGGGCTAGCCTTTGTGCGCACTCTGCAAGGCCAGCCCGAGGCAGCGCTGCCGGTGTATTTAGAGGCGATCGCAGCCAATCCGACCAACCCCAACTATCCCCTCGGCTACGCCCTATTGGCCTACCGCACTGGGCAAATCACCTCCACCGTCGCCGCTGAAACGTTAGACAGCTGGCTAGCCTCCCAAAATCTAAATAACCCACCCCCAGAGCTGTTTGAGTTGGCCGGTGCTCTCCCGGCCGATCGCAGCCGCGCCGACCTCTACCAAACCTTACTCACCCAGCAGCCCGACGATCTCTGGCTACGGTGGCGAACCATCGAGCTGTTGGCCCAAACCAATCCCACCCAGGCCCAGGTCGAGCTGGACTCGCTGATTGCCGCCAACTCCGGCGACCTCACGGTGTACTTTTTCCAGGGCGAGCTAGCTCAAAGCCAGGGAAATCTCCCCCTCGCCGCCACCGCCTACCAGCAGGTGCTAGAGCGTGAGCCTGAGAATCTCGGTGCCTTGGCGGCTCTAGCCGGAGTGCAGTTTCAGCAAGGCAATTTGCCCACCGCTCGCGCCCTCTACAATCGAGTGCTAGAGCTGGACCCTGACTACTGGGAGGCTCGGTATGCGATCGCAGAACTCAACATCGCCGACGACCAAAACCTCGCGGCCTTAGAGCAACTGCGACAGCTTCCCCCCGACGCGGCCCCCATCAACCTAGAGCAACGCACCCAGGACGTGGAATTTGACCTGCTCCGCCGCCGCGGCTTTCAACCCAGCTGGGAGCGCTACTAA
- a CDS encoding porin, which yields MSAVDPAFNGERWLPTSDGFLPLPKPATDKSSSAVVLAQGMPHTQVSEADAPEAETPEAATPPEESPVSSQLPIAAQTEPAPAFPATPLVADTPTQPEQSVAQTVEPAERSEVFAQAAYLQQGSEGSARLRVGGIYVLSPSVFAGATVDLSTGQAFSNTDQTGLSLSELYLTASPANLPELRFTVGLMDLTSYLDRNSFAKDSLTHFFNPVFQTNPALSTVNVASRPGALVNWTPVDAVSLTATTFSSSRDLGSFALDSFAGEVGVRMGNAIVRGTYVTSTDAGQNDGFGEIGLFDRGNGEFGARPGDRETGFGLNAEAFIPGLKLGFFGRYGWYTNQTLGASGQTYSLGVNGLDVFMPGDRLGLGYGRQLSNSDLRQANGGPTPDVWELFYDAQVIDNLRAGVSVQQRNAFSETYLGFRMRYDLMWNPLRRAAE from the coding sequence GTGTCTGCGGTAGACCCTGCTTTTAACGGCGAGCGTTGGTTGCCAACTAGCGACGGTTTTTTGCCTCTGCCCAAACCAGCGACGGACAAGAGCAGCTCTGCGGTGGTGCTAGCCCAGGGAATGCCCCACACCCAAGTTAGTGAAGCTGACGCGCCAGAAGCAGAAACCCCTGAGGCTGCGACGCCTCCTGAAGAAAGCCCCGTTTCGAGTCAGCTGCCGATCGCTGCTCAAACCGAACCAGCACCAGCCTTCCCAGCTACACCTCTTGTAGCCGATACCCCAACTCAGCCGGAGCAGAGTGTCGCCCAAACGGTCGAACCAGCGGAGCGCTCTGAAGTATTTGCCCAGGCAGCCTATTTACAGCAGGGGAGCGAAGGCTCGGCCCGCCTGCGGGTGGGAGGAATTTATGTGCTCAGCCCTTCGGTATTTGCCGGGGCTACGGTAGACCTCAGCACTGGGCAGGCCTTTTCTAACACCGATCAAACCGGTCTCAGCTTGAGTGAGCTGTATCTAACGGCCTCGCCCGCTAACCTGCCCGAACTGCGGTTCACGGTGGGGCTGATGGATTTGACCTCGTACCTCGATCGCAACAGCTTTGCCAAAGACTCACTAACCCATTTCTTTAACCCGGTGTTTCAAACCAACCCGGCCCTGAGCACGGTGAACGTAGCCTCGCGCCCCGGTGCCCTGGTGAACTGGACCCCGGTGGACGCGGTGTCGCTGACCGCCACTACTTTTTCGTCGAGCCGCGACTTGGGCAGCTTTGCCCTCGACTCGTTTGCTGGGGAGGTGGGGGTACGGATGGGCAACGCCATTGTGCGGGGCACCTACGTGACCTCGACCGATGCCGGCCAAAACGATGGCTTTGGAGAAATCGGCTTATTTGACCGAGGCAACGGTGAGTTTGGTGCACGGCCAGGCGATCGCGAGACTGGCTTTGGCCTCAACGCCGAGGCTTTTATCCCCGGTCTCAAGCTGGGATTTTTTGGCCGCTACGGCTGGTACACCAACCAAACCCTGGGGGCCAGTGGTCAGACCTACAGCCTCGGCGTCAACGGGCTGGATGTGTTTATGCCGGGCGATCGCCTGGGGCTAGGCTATGGTCGCCAGCTCTCTAACAGCGATCTACGCCAGGCCAACGGTGGCCCCACTCCCGACGTATGGGAGCTGTTCTACGACGCCCAAGTTATTGACAACCTGCGAGCCGGGGTGAGTGTGCAGCAGCGCAACGCCTTTAGCGAAACCTACCTCGGCTTTCGGATGCGCTACGACCTGATGTGGAATCCCCTGCGGAGGGCAGCAGAATGA
- a CDS encoding pentapeptide repeat-containing protein, translating into MTPATLRELVNRYYQSGARDLHGLNLQGLNMAAAHLANADLRRTNLTRANLYQADLTHIDGYQITLAQADLRGASLANAVLREADLRKVHCHRATLINADLRDCCLDHADLSHANLEGANFTKADLSHANLYWANLRYTNLTGANLTKANLTGAKFCQTVMPDGTIRDSECAFVPQAMS; encoded by the coding sequence ATGACCCCAGCTACCCTGAGAGAACTCGTCAATCGCTACTACCAGTCGGGTGCCCGCGACCTGCACGGGCTAAATTTGCAGGGGTTAAACATGGCAGCAGCCCACCTGGCCAATGCTGACCTGCGCCGCACTAACCTCACGCGGGCCAACCTATACCAGGCTGACCTGACCCACATTGATGGCTATCAAATTACCCTAGCCCAAGCCGATTTGCGCGGTGCCTCGTTGGCCAATGCCGTACTGCGCGAAGCCGACCTACGCAAGGTTCACTGCCACCGTGCCACGCTGATCAATGCTGACCTGCGCGACTGTTGTCTCGACCACGCTGACCTTAGCCATGCCAATTTAGAAGGGGCTAACTTCACCAAAGCCGACCTTAGCCATGCCAACCTCTACTGGGCCAACCTGCGCTACACCAATTTGACCGGGGCCAACCTGACCAAGGCCAACCTAACTGGCGCTAAGTTCTGCCAAACTGTCATGCCTGACGGCACTATACGTGATTCAGAGTGCGCTTTCGTGCCGCAAGCCATGTCTTAA
- a CDS encoding antibiotic biosynthesis monooxygenase family protein codes for MVLEIAILTIKAGAQVEFENAFQKASTILVEMPGYISCELQRCIETKNQYVLLVRWQTLEDHTLGFRRSPEYQTWRALLHHFYEPFPTVEHYETVLSHGNLPQT; via the coding sequence ATGGTACTAGAAATTGCTATTTTAACGATTAAAGCGGGTGCTCAAGTCGAGTTTGAGAATGCTTTTCAAAAGGCTTCTACTATCCTTGTCGAGATGCCGGGCTATATTTCCTGCGAATTGCAGCGCTGTATTGAAACTAAAAACCAGTATGTGCTGCTGGTGCGTTGGCAGACTTTAGAAGACCACACCCTCGGGTTTCGGCGATCGCCAGAATATCAAACCTGGCGTGCTCTGCTGCATCATTTCTACGAGCCTTTTCCTACGGTTGAACACTATGAAACCGTATTGAGCCATGGAAATCTTCCCCAAACTTGA
- a CDS encoding GNAT family N-acetyltransferase, with amino-acid sequence MEIFPKLETPRLWLRQATEADTDAIFSLFSDSRVTQFHDLDTFTQLDEAKAVIERRRVGFETDRGIRWAIALKPSNSLIGSCGFTWDRASNRAEVGYELASQYWRQGIMTEALSAILTYGFEVESLDNIVAEVMLENIASQQLLKKLGFQSQGVLKNHGFWKGRHHDLEQFLLPRPQT; translated from the coding sequence ATGGAAATCTTCCCCAAACTTGAAACTCCACGGCTGTGGCTACGCCAGGCAACTGAAGCCGACACAGATGCTATCTTTTCGCTCTTTTCAGACTCCAGGGTGACCCAGTTTCATGACCTCGATACCTTCACTCAGCTTGATGAAGCTAAGGCGGTCATTGAACGGCGCAGAGTAGGATTTGAAACCGATCGCGGTATTCGTTGGGCGATCGCTCTTAAGCCTAGCAATTCTCTCATTGGTTCCTGCGGATTTACCTGGGATAGAGCCTCAAATCGGGCGGAGGTGGGCTACGAACTGGCTAGTCAATATTGGCGACAAGGCATCATGACTGAAGCGTTAAGCGCCATTCTCACCTACGGCTTTGAGGTAGAGAGTTTGGATAACATTGTTGCGGAGGTGATGCTAGAAAATATTGCCTCTCAACAGTTGTTAAAAAAGCTGGGATTTCAAAGCCAGGGCGTGCTCAAAAACCACGGCTTTTGGAAAGGAAGACATCACGATTTAGAACAGTTTTTGTTGCCCAGACCGCAGACCTAG